The Bacteroidales bacterium sequence TTTAATTCATTGCCGTTTACTGTTACCGTAACTTTTGCTCCGCCTCCTGTTAATTTGTTAACAGCTCCTTTAATCTTGTTTAAAAATCCCATATTGTTTAGTTTTTAGTTGATAATTACTTATTTTGTTAATTTATTTTCGGTATTCTGAGAACTTGCCCGGGATTATATCAGGTCAACATTTTTCAGCATAGGTTTATTTGCTTCAAATATTGAATTATATTTCATCGGGTCGCCATACATTGCTTTAGAAATTTTACTTAATGAATCTCCTTTTTTTACTGTGTAAAATTTTGAGTTACCTATAATCTTTATTTCGCCTTGTATAACTTCTTCTTTTTTTGCATCTCCGATTGTCATTAAATCTTCAACTTCCGAAATTCCTTTTATATTTCCGGCTGCCAATATCACCTTTTCTTTGGTAGCCAAACCATCGGCAACTCCGGTAATTGATGCTTTGTTCCCGGTTACTTTCACCTCCATATTTTCCCAAAATCATAGCGATTAACCATTTCTGTTAAAAATTTACTTTTTGCTTCGTCAGATACAGCTGTATTCTTCTCTCCCGCATCTTTACTAAATGAAAATAGCCCCATAATAATTTTACTTTAGATTAAAGTATATTTTCACAAAAATACTCAAAATAAATAAAAATAAAAAATCTAAATACTATAATGTTTTATGAACCGTAAATTAACTGTATAATAAATTAAAACTATCTCCTTGTGATATATTTACTCAGAGTTAGAATAAAAATTTTATCTTTGTTTTTTAATTAAAAAGAACAAGAAGCAGACGATATAAATTAAACAATGACAGCAAAACCAAAGCGAAAAACAAGTAAATCAAAAAAAAAGAAACCGATACCTATAAAAAAACGTATCCAAAATAAAGTTCAAGATAAAAAATTCAGAACTTATTGGGGATTATTTTTTATTTTATTGTCTGTTCTTTTACTTATTTCGTTCAGCTCATCTCTTTCAACTTGGGAAGACGACCAAGATATTATAGATTTAAGTTGGTTTGATTATTTATTTAACTCATCAACAAACTCGGAGAATGTAGTAGGAAAATTCGGAGCATTATTATCTCATGTTTTTGTTTATAATTGGTTCGGAGTTGCCTCATTTGCTTTTACTGTATTGTTTTTTATTATAGGGCTGAAATTTTTAAAATCATATAAGAAGTCACTTCTGCCCGTAACAAAAAAAATATTCTTTTCTGTGTTCTGGATATCGATATGTTTAGCCTTGTTGTTTAACAGCAGCAATAATGATGTGGTATACGGTAAGTTCGGATTCCGGATTCATGAATGGTTTAAATCAATTCTCGGTATTTTCGGAGAAATTACGGTATTGCTGATTTCGCTTTTTGCTTTTTTAATGCTGACAATTGAAGGGTTCTCAAGTAAATTGAAAGCTTTATTTGACAAAATATTTCAAGAAGGAAAACTTTCGGAGAAATTTAAGAACTTTAAAGACGGTTTTATTGCAGGAAAAGATGATGATGAAATAATTGAAAACAACAAAAAAACTATAAATAAAAAAGAAACAGTTTTAAATGATAATAAAGAAGGTAAAGAAAAAGCTATTATTATAGATTTGGATGACGAAGATGAGAATGAAGATTTTGTTACAACAGATAAACGAAATTATAAATTATTAGACAGCGGAAAAGAAATAACTGATCAAGATGATTTAGGCTTTGAAGTTGAACAAATTAAACAAACCGAAAATAATGACATTAAAAAAGATACTCAAGAAAATATCTCTGAATATATTAATAAAGAAATAAATAAAATTGAAGTAGGGCAGTTAGTGCTTGATGTTACTCATAATCAAGATATTTTGTCTGAAAAAATACATAGTAATGTTTTTACGAATTACGACCCTACATTAGATCTTTCAAATTTTGTACTTCCCGACATTGATTTACTGGAAGAACATCAAGCAGGAAATCCGGAAGTTACAAAAGAAGAACTGTTAAGAAATAAAAATCGAATTGTTGAAACTCTAAAGCATTATAAAATAGAAATTAAAAAGATAAAAGCTACAATTGGTCCTACTCTTACTTTATATGAAATAGTACCGGCTCCGGGTGTCAGAATTTCAAAAATTAAAAACTTAGAGGATGATATTGCATTAAGTCTTGCAGCATTCGGTATCAGGATTATTGCTCCGATGCCCGGACGAGGAACGATAGGAATCGAAGTTCCGAACGAAAAACCGGATATTGTTTCTTTTAAATCGGTTATTAAATCAACAGCCTTTCAAGAATCTAAAATGGAGATTCCGATTGCTCTCGGGAAAACAATTTCAAATGAATCTTATGTTTTTGACTTGGTAAAAATGCCGCATATGTTGATTGCCGGAGCAACAGGACAAGGAAAATCCGTAGGATTGAACGTAATTATCGCATCAATTTTATATAAAAAACACCCTGCACAAGTAAAATTTGTTTTAGTTGACCCGAAAAAAGTTGAACTTACTTTATACGAAAGTCTGGAAAATCATTATTTAGCAACTTTGCCTGATGCAAAAGAGCCAATAATCACGAACAATCAAGAAGTTGTTCATACAGTCAGTGCACTGAATGTCGAAATGGATAATCGTTATCAATTGCTTAAAAAGGCTAAATGCAAAAACATAAAAGAATACAATAAAAAATTTATTTCAAGGCAATTAAATCCTGAAAACGGTCATCAATATATGCCTTATATTGTTTTAGTTATTGACGAATTTGCGGATTTAATTATGACTGCCGGAAAGGAAATTGAACTTCCTATTGCTCGCTTGGCACAACTTGCCAGAGCCATCGGGATTCATCTTATCGTAGCAACTCAAAGACCGTCAACCAATATCATTACCGGTACTATCAAAGCAAACTTCCCGTCAAGAGTAGCATTCAGAGTTGCTTCTATGATAGATTCTCGAACTATTTTAGACAGTCCCGGAGCAAACAGACTAATCGGACGAGGAGATATGCTGATTACGCAAGGCAGTGATATGATTCGTTTACAATGTGCTTTTATTGACTCCCCTGAATTAGAAAAAATAACTGATTATATTTCAAAACAACAATCTTATCCTATGCCGTTTCTGTTGCCTGAACCTGAGCATGATGCAGAAGATGAACCCGGAGCGGTAGATTTGCATAACAGAGATGAACTTTTTGAAGAATCTGCAAAAATAATTGTAATGAATCAGCAAGGTTCTACTTCCATGATACAGAGAAAATTGGCAATAGGTTATAACAGAGCCGGAAGAATTGTCGATCAACTTGAAGCAGCAGGAGTTGTCGGTCCTTCAAAGGGAAGTAAGGCAAGAGATGTATATATAACGGATGAATATGCTTTACAAACATTATTGGATGCCTTACCTTAATAATTACACAGCTTACACAATTTAATCGGTACATTTTTTGTTTTATTATAGTTAAATCAAACGAACATGAAACATATAATATTAATAATCATCCTGTTATCCTGCAACTTTTTTGCATCTTCACAAGTTGAACTTAATAAAGATCCTGAAGCAAAAAAAATTCTTGATGCACTGGCAAAAAAAACAAAAGCATTTAACAGCATCAGGTTTAAATTTGATTACACAATTGAGAATAAACAAAACGGTTACAAGGAAAAACATAAAGGCTACGCTTTTTTAAAAGAAAACCGGTATAAGATTATTATTCCCGGAACTGAAATATTTTCTGACGGAACAACTGTTTGGACATACATGAAAGAAAGTAATGAAATAACTATTACTGAGCCCGGTCCTGATGAAGAATCAATTTTTAATCCTGCTAAACTATTTACAATTTATGAAAGCGGTTACAAATATTTATTAATAGGGGTTGAAAAAATTAATAACTCATCATATAATGTTATAGATTTATTTCCCGAGGAAATTGACGAAAGCCCTTATTCTAAAATAAGAATAAAAATTCATAAGAATAAAAATGAAATTTATGCTGTTGAAACTTATGAAAAATCAGGGTTAAATCACTATCTCACAGTTACAGAAATTAAACCGGACATTAAAATAACCGAACAACTTTTTGTTTTTGATGAAACAAAATATCCCGACGATATTGAAATAATTGATATGAGATTTTAAGCCCAATGATATTTTTTTTGAATTTGAATGAAATTTTGTGTAAGAAATAAATATTTTATAAATTTACAAAGTTATAAAAACAACACATGAGTAAAGCAAAAATATTAATTGTTGAGGATGACAGTATGCTTTGTACTGTTTTTGAGATGTTTCTTGATGAGTTAGGCTATCATCATTGCGGAACGGTTGCTTCAGGGGAAGATGCACTTGCTCATTGTGAAAACCACAGCCCCGATTTAATTTTAATGGATATTCATTTAGCCGGAAAAATAGACGGAGTTGATACTGCAAAAAGTATTTTTGAAAAATATAATATTCCGATTATTTATATTTCAGGCGATAGTGATGTGAATACTGTTAAAAGAGCTGTGCTGAAAAATACATACGGGTTTATGACAAAACCTGTTTATAAAAACAGCCTTGAACTAAATATTGAATTTGCAATTTTTAAACACAAACTTTTAAATACATAACCTTATTCTTTTAATATGAAGTCTAAGTTATTTTCAGTATTCTTAATCGGAATACTGTTTTTTTTACCCTGCAAAACTTCTTTTTCTCAAACAGAAAATAATTATAAGAATAATTTTATTGATTTATTAAAAAGTGAAAATAATCATAAATATAACAAGTCAAACTATAAAGGGTTAATCGGCTTTTATAAAAAATTTATTTCATCACAAGATGCAGGAAGTTGCCCATATTCTCCTTCTTGCTCATTATACGCCTATAAGTCCGTAAAAAAACATGGTATCTTTTTTGGTTTGATAAAAGCTTTTGACAGGCTGTCAAGATGTAACAGAAGTCAAGAAGAATATTATGAACACACAAAAGACAATAAATTAATTGATTACCCTTAAAAAGAGAGCAATGAGACGAATATCTGCAACATATATTTACACAGGAAAAAATATTTTAAAAAACGGAATTGTTGAAATTGATGATGATGGCAAAATCATTAATGTCATTGATGCAAAAGGAAAATTAAAGGAAGAACAATCTTTGGAATATTATTCCGGAGTAATTGTTCCCGGATTTATTAATGCACATTGCCATCTTGAACTTTCTCACATGAAAGGAATGATAGATAACAAAACCGTAAAAGGCTTACCGGGTTTTATTGATGAAATTATTTCTAAAAGAAATTTTCCTGACGATTTGCAAGAAAAAATTAAGCAAGCTGACAGAGAAACGGAAATAAACGGAATTGTTGCCGTAGGAGATATCTCAAATACTGACGACAGTTTTTCCGTTAAGAAGAAAAGCAAAATATTTTACCACACTTTTATCGAAACATTTACAATTAATAATAAAGAAGCAAACGAAGCTTTTAATACGGCAAAAGAGAATAAACAGAAATTGAATACTTTAAATTTAAAAGGAACAATTGTACCTCATGCATCATATTCGGTTCCCGATGCTCTTTATGAAAAAATTGTTGATTTTGAACCCGATACAAAAAAAGTCATTTCAATTCATAACCAAGAAACTCCCGGCGAAGATGAATTTATACAAACACAAAGCGGAGCTTTAGCAGACGTTATGAAAAACAAAGGCTTTGACTTTTCTGATTTTTCTTTCCCCGGAAATACTTCTTTGGAATCAAACTTAATAAGGCAGAAAAAAAGAGACAATATATTGCTGATTCATAATACATTCAGCAAAGAAGCAGATGTTGAATATGCCGAGAATTTCTCTAAAAATATTTATTGGGTGTTCTGTCCTTTATCGAATTTATATATTGAAAAAAAATTACCTGATTTACCTTTATTTTTCGACAAAAGACTAAAAACTTGTATCGGAACAGACAGTTATGCTTCAAATACTGAGCTTTCAATATTAAGTGAGTTGAAAGTAATTACAAAAAACTTTCCCGATATATCGTTTGAGAACTTAATTGAGTCTGCATGTTTAAACGGAGCAAAGGCATTGCAAATTGAAAATGAATTCGGAAGCATTGAAATCGGTAAAACTCCCGGCATTAATTTAATAACTGATTTTGACTTTGAGAAAATGAATTTGAAAGAATCAAGCAAATTAAAAGTTCTTGTTTAAGCAATTATAAAATCAAAACCTTCAACATAGTTTCTTGATAAAAGAAAATCTTTAATTTCTTTTCTTATACCTTTATTATTAACAAAACTGACAATGAAAATTTGACCCGGTTTAGGAATGTTTTTAAATGAAATAACATCTTCTCCGTTAATTTTATTTTCATCAACATCAATATAATGTTTAATATTTATTCCCATTTTTTTGATGCCTTTCGTTCGCCTTTTTGTTCTTTTTCCGGCTCCCCAAACAACAATGTCAGGAAAAAAACGATTATTCTCTTTCAGGTAACGAAATAAATACGGAGATTTAACTTTATAAAAGGCTTCAAATGAATAACGCTTATCAGTTCTGGTAAGGCGAGTTTCAGAATCATGCCAATCCAATAAATATTCTTGCAACTTATGGTATTTTACACCGTTTTCAATCCACCTCAAAAACATTTCATAATCTTCCGGAAAGTCTCCCTCTTTGTAAAGACCATATTTTAATGCAACTTCTTTTCTGAATAAAATTGTAGGGTTAATGACTTGAAGTTCCGAAAATCTGTTTAATACAATTTCGTCATTAGTTAAAAGCTTATTTGTATCATTTACATAGCTTAACATTCCGTCATTATTTGCATCTCCGATAAAATTAACTTTGCAACTCACGACATCAATGCCTGGATTTTCTTGCAGGAATTTATATTGTAATTTTAATTTATCCGGTTTCCAAACATCATCTGCGTCTGCTCGTGCAATAAAGTTTGTTTTAGTTTGCCCAAACCCTTTTTGTGTTGCAAAAACAACACTTTGTTTTTTTTCGGAAAGAAGAATTATTCGATTATCTTTTTTTGCATACTCTGTTGCAATTTCAAAACTTTTATCAGTTGAATTATTGTTTACTAAAATTAGTTCAAAATCAATAAAACTTTGGTTAATAATAGAATTTACCGAACGCTTTAATGTTTTTTCGGCATTAAAATAAGGAAGTATAACTGAAATCTTCGGCATAATAAAAGAATCGCCCGACTACTTTATGCAACCGGGCGAGCTTATTCTTTTGTAATATTAAAATTTATTCTCCTCCTAGCATATAACCTACTGAAAATCCGAAGAATAGATTTTTTTGAGCAGCATCACCTGTAATAGCAACAGTATTATCGTCTTTAGTTGCATAATTTGTTGCACTGTAGTATTGGCTGCTTTGGTTAATGAAATTAGCAAGTCCCATTCCGGCATTCAGTTCAACAAATACACCTGAGAAATTTGCACCGAAACCTAAATTTAAACCGAAATCAGTTTTACTGTACAAGTCGTCTGTTCCGCCGTCAAGAATAGCTCCGAAATTATCTAAGTCCGTAACTTCTAAAGCAACAACATCACCTACAGTAACTGTTCCGTTTGTAACATTACTTAACGCATAACCGAAATAAGGTCCTACAAAAACATAAGCAGGTCCGAAAGCGAACTTTGGAGAAACTCCGATATTAAGATAGCTTACATCTGTTTTGAAATCAGTTGTCATATTAGTACCTCCGACATCTTCTGACATATAATAATCAGAACCGAATTGATTATATCCTAAATCAACTCTTAAATTCATCATGTCGTTAACAGGCATTTCTCCTACTAAACCGGCGTTAAAACCTGAAGCCATTTTTGCACCGTCCGGGGTGTAAAAGTTAACAGTATATCCGGACATTCCGTATCCTACTTTTACTCCGAATTTTTGAGCACTCATGCTAAATGCAAACATTGTTGCAATTGCAAATACAAATAATTTTTTCATAATGTATATATTTTTAATTAAACATGTTTCAAAGTTATAATAAATTCTGTAAAATACAAATTATCATATATGTTCGGAAATAGGAAAGCATAATAAAACTAAGAGAGAGTTTACAGAACTATCTCTTAGTTTGCTTTTTAAGATTCTTTTAATGTCCGCCTATAACATAACCGACAGTTAACCCGAAGAAAATGTTCTTTTGTACAGGATTTGCTACTGCCTGTGTCCCGTCGGTAAAAGGGAAGCCGTATATAGTTGCATCTAAATTTGATTCATTAATTAAAGTAGCTTCATCTAAGTATGCTTGATATGTATCGCTGTTTTTATTATACATACTTGCTATTCCGAAACCGATATTAATATCGGCAAAAAAAGCTGAGTATAGATTTGCTCCTACTCCGATATTAATTCCTAAATCAATTCTGTTATTAAAATCTAAGGTTCCGTTTTGTTCGTAATATTCGTAATCGTTGTATGTTTCTTTTACAGTTTCACCGTTAAATGTTGAAACATATTTTGTTTTTTTACTCAAGGCATAACCCATATACGGTCCTGCAAATCCGTAGAATATACCATAATTAAATTTGGAGATTAAAGAAAAACTTAAATAGTTTACATTTGTTTTTGCTACGCTTTTCCAGTCTGTTCCTTCATAAACGGCATCCGAACCAAGTTGATTTACTGATGCGTCAGCTCTTATCCCTATCATATCATTTACAGGCATTTCAGCGAAAACACCCAAATTATATCCCATTCCCGGTTGGGATTCTTCGGGAACATCAAAATTTGTGGTATAACCTGTTATGTTGTATCCTGCCTTCACACCAAAATTTTGTGCATTTAGCCCGTATGTAAATAATATTAACACTGTAAATATTGATAATTTTTTCATAATAATAGCTTTTTAATTAACTGTATAAATAGGTTTGAATTAAATATAGACAATTTAAATAAGTAAGAGTAAGTTTTCGCAATGAGGTTTTAATTAAAAAACATTCCGAGCGAAAATGTTATTGTATAATTTTTAGTAAACTCATCTGCAGGCATATTATCATAATTTTGTATATTTGCTAAACCTACACCGTATCTTGCTTCTGCAAAAAATTTTAAGAATTTCACACCTAAACCTGCATTTAGCCCAAAGTCAGTTCGAGAGAATTTTATATTGTCACCGTTAAATTCCCCGGATTTAAAAACATCATTAGAAGGTATTGAGCCTTGCGCTTCAATTTGACTATTTACAAGTTCTTCTCCGTCAACAGTCATGGTAATAATTTCTTCTCCGCTCATAGCATAACCGAAGTACGGTCCTGCAACAAGATAAGCCGGACCCATTTTAATTTTCAATAATACGGGAACTTCAATGTAGTTTAAGTTTAACGAAAAGTCCGTAATAATATCTGTGCTGTCGTTTGAAATTGCTGTTTCTACATTATATCCTTTTTGTGTGTATAAAGCTTCTGCCCTTATGCCAATTTTTGCCGGCATGAACTCAAATACAAAACCGCCTTGTAATCCTGTTCCTAATGCTGCAGTTTGAATATCTTGCAGCTGAGTACTGGAGTTTATGCCTGACATATTTACTCCGAGTTTCACTCCGAATTTTTGTGCATTAGCATTTATTACAAGAATTATTGCAATTAATGTGATAATTGTTTTTTTCATTTTCGCTTTTTTAATAAATATTATTTAGACAATAAATATACGAAAAAAATAAAAACTTATGTTATAATTTTCAGAAAAACGATAAAATAAAATATTTTCAGAACATAATTTTGTTGAATATCATGTAAACGGATTTATTTTAACAATGAAAAGTTCATACCTATAGAAATTACTTTGTTTGATAAAGCATCAGCATTTATTTGAGAGCTTCCGAGCATACTGTGTATATATCTTACAAAAAAATCGGATTTCTTTGTTTTATAAACAAAACCGCCGATAATTCCGGCATCAATTCGATTAAACGTATAATTTAAGTTATTAAAATCTACTTTTAGTATCGTAATTTCTTCCGTGCCGAGGTCTGTTCTTTTATATTTTCCGTCAGTCCAATATGCAGCATATCCTCCGATATATAAGTTTAATGATGAATGTTTTCGTTTCACGACAGAATAATGACCTGTTAAAGGCACTTCAATGTAATTCATTGTATTAATTGATTTATGAAAGGGTTGCTGAATTACCTTTAAACCTTTTTGAGAGTATAAGAACTCTGCCTGAACGGAAATAATTTTATTTAAACTTTGACTAATAAATATTCCTGCAACAACTCCAGGTTTTAATTTCCTTATCGGATTTATCAATTCTTCATTGTAATCACTCAAATAAACCGCTTTTGAAAAATTAATACCTGATTTTATTCCTATAGATGTTTGGGAATAATTATTCAGATTTAAAACAAGAATTAATATTACAAAAAAAGTCAATCGCATAAAAAAAGGATTTGAAAACAAAAGTAATCAAATCCTTTTTAAATACAAATCCTTACCACGATGAGTGCAGCAAGGGTAACTTTAATTGTACAATAATTCAAAAGTGCTGTGCAACTTATAAAAAATAAAAGTAATAAAATCCGTTTAATCCTGTACGTGACACAGATATATAATTAATTCGTCCGACCTCTCAAAGCGGTCAGACGAGCTTAATCTATTTAAAATTCCATTTCTGAAAGACGTTTGTAATAGTTGTATCTCCATTTTGCATTTTCCTCAGCTGCTGCAAATAATTCATCGGCATGCTCAGGGAATGATTTATATAATGAATTAAACCTTACCTCACCTAATAAAAATTCTTTGAACATTTCAAATTTAGGAGGTTTAGAATCTAATTGGAACGGGTTTTTTCCGGCTTCTTCCAATCTCGGGTCAAAACGGTAGTTTGTCCAGTAACCTGATGCAACTGCCATTTTTTCTTCTTCCTGTACTTGATGCATGCCTTTTCTCAAACCGTGTGCAATACATGGTGAGTATGCAATAATCAATGAAGGTCCCTGGTATGCTTCGGCTTCTTTAATTGCTTTCATTGTTTGTGCTTGACTTGCACCCATTGAAATTTGAGCAACATAAATATAACCGTAAGACATTGAAATAGCTCCTAAATCTTTCTTTCTGATTTTTTTACCGGATGCAGCAAATTTTGCAATTGCAGCCGTAGGCGTCGCTTTTGAAGACTGACCGCCGGTATTTGAATAAACCTCCGTATCAACAACAAGCACATTCACATTTTCGCCTGATGCAAGAACGTGGTCTAAACCGCCGTAACCGATATCATAAGCCCATCCGTCACCTCCGAGAATCCAAATGGATTGTGTTGTCAGATATTTTTCAAGATTCATAATCTCTTTTGCTGTTTCTGATTTTTCAGATTTTAAAGCAGTCATTACTTTTACAGCGGCATCTTTTGCTTCTGTTGAGTTTTCTCTGACGGCAAGCCATGCTTCAAATGCTTCTTTTGTATCGGCAGAAACTCCGGCTTCAATCATTTCATTCATTTTTCTTTCGATGATATCTCGTTGTTTACGATTAGCTAAAGCCATTCCGTAACCGTATTCGGCATTATCTTCAAATAATGAATTTGCCCATGCAGGTCCCATTCCGTTTTTACTTGCTTTATAGGGAGTTGCCGGTGCAGAACCGCCGTAAATTGAAGAACAACCTGTAGCATTTGCTATGGTCATTGATTCTCCGTAAAGTTGAGTCACTAATTTAATATAAGGCGTTTCACCGCAACCTGCACATGCTCCGTGGAATTCGAATAATGGTTCTGCAAATTGTGACCCCTTAATATTCTTGGTTTTGTCCATAACCGTATCTTTATAGCCGATAACATCATGGCAATATTCCCAATTTGTTTGTTCTGCTAATTGCTCATCATCCAAAGGAACCATTACTAATGATTTTTCTTTAGACGGACAAACATCAGCACAAGAACCGCAACCCGTACAATCTAAAGTACTGACTTGAATTCTGAAATTATATCCTTTAATTTGTGCTTTCCCTGCTTCAAACACCATTGTGTCAGGAGCATTGTCTGCTTCTTCATCAGTTGCCAAGAATGGTCTGATACAAGCATGAGGACAAACATAAGCACATTGATTGCACTGGATACAATTCTCATTTATCCATTTAGGAACCGTTGAAGCAACAGCTCTTTTTTCATATTGTGCTGTTCCGGCGGGTAAAGTTCCGTCTTCGGCTCCTATAAATGCACTTACCGGTATTTCATCACCTTTAAGAGCATTAATCGGATCCATTACATTTTTAATAAAATCAGGCGTATCATCATCTCTTACAACTCCTAATTGAAGTTTTCCGGTCAAACTTTTCCATTCAGGTTTAACTTCTACTCTTACATAAGCATCTCCGCCTTGGTCAACTGCAGCATAGTTCATATTAACAATTTTATCTCCTTTTGAACCGTAAGATTTCATAATGAATTTCTTCATTTCATCTTTCGCCTGTTCAAAAGGAATAATTTCTGCAATTTTAAAGAAAGCAGATTGTAATACTGTGTTTGTTCTGTTACCGAGACCAATTTCTTTTGCAATTTTTGTGGCATCAATTGTATAGAAATTAATATTTTTTTCAGCCATTACTCTTTTATAAGCTTCCGGCAAACGGTTTACTACTTTTTCAGCATCCCAAGTTGTATTCAATAAAAATGAACCGCCTTCTTTAATACCTTCAAGCATATCATATTTGTAT is a genomic window containing:
- the nifJ gene encoding pyruvate:ferredoxin (flavodoxin) oxidoreductase, giving the protein MAKKKFITCEGNYAAAHVSYMFSEVAAIYPITPSSDMAEFVDNWAANGKKNLFGDTVLVSEMQSEGGASGAVHGSLQGGALTSTYTASQGLLLMIPNMYKIAGELLPAVFHVSARSVAAHALSIFGDHSDVMAVRQTGFAILATGSAQQIMDIAPIAHLAAIKTRIPFLHMFDGFRTSHEITKVELPDEDKLKSMIDMEALQRFRDNALTSTDPVTRGTAQNPDIFFQAKEAASHLYLPIADVVNDYMKEITKMTGRPYAPFSYFGDADAEHIVIAMGSVTQTIKETIEHLQKQGKKVGMMIVHLYRPFSAKYFLEALPKSAKIITILDRTTEPGANGDPLYLDVKDIFYGREFEPMLLGGRYGLSSKDTTPAMIVSIFENMERNEPKDHFTVGIIDDVRFTNLPLLPEITTVPEGTFEGKFFGLGSDGTVGANKNSIKIIGDNTDKYVQAYFAYDSKKSGGITISHLRFGDKLIRSTYLVKQPDFVACSNSSYLYKYDMLEGIKEGGSFLLNTTWDAEKVVNRLPEAYKRVMAEKNINFYTIDATKIAKEIGLGNRTNTVLQSAFFKIAEIIPFEQAKDEMKKFIMKSYGSKGDKIVNMNYAAVDQGGDAYVRVEVKPEWKSLTGKLQLGVVRDDDTPDFIKNVMDPINALKGDEIPVSAFIGAEDGTLPAGTAQYEKRAVASTVPKWINENCIQCNQCAYVCPHACIRPFLATDEEADNAPDTMVFEAGKAQIKGYNFRIQVSTLDCTGCGSCADVCPSKEKSLVMVPLDDEQLAEQTNWEYCHDVIGYKDTVMDKTKNIKGSQFAEPLFEFHGACAGCGETPYIKLVTQLYGESMTIANATGCSSIYGGSAPATPYKASKNGMGPAWANSLFEDNAEYGYGMALANRKQRDIIERKMNEMIEAGVSADTKEAFEAWLAVRENSTEAKDAAVKVMTALKSEKSETAKEIMNLEKYLTTQSIWILGGDGWAYDIGYGGLDHVLASGENVNVLVVDTEVYSNTGGQSSKATPTAAIAKFAASGKKIRKKDLGAISMSYGYIYVAQISMGASQAQTMKAIKEAEAYQGPSLIIAYSPCIAHGLRKGMHQVQEEEKMAVASGYWTNYRFDPRLEEAGKNPFQLDSKPPKFEMFKEFLLGEVRFNSLYKSFPEHADELFAAAEENAKWRYNYYKRLSEMEF
- a CDS encoding PorT family protein, translating into MRLTFFVILILVLNLNNYSQTSIGIKSGINFSKAVYLSDYNEELINPIRKLKPGVVAGIFISQSLNKIISVQAEFLYSQKGLKVIQQPFHKSINTMNYIEVPLTGHYSVVKRKHSSLNLYIGGYAAYWTDGKYKRTDLGTEEITILKVDFNNLNYTFNRIDAGIIGGFVYKTKKSDFFVRYIHSMLGSSQINADALSNKVISIGMNFSLLK
- a CDS encoding PorT family protein, with amino-acid sequence MKKTIITLIAIILVINANAQKFGVKLGVNMSGINSSTQLQDIQTAALGTGLQGGFVFEFMPAKIGIRAEALYTQKGYNVETAISNDSTDIITDFSLNLNYIEVPVLLKIKMGPAYLVAGPYFGYAMSGEEIITMTVDGEELVNSQIEAQGSIPSNDVFKSGEFNGDNIKFSRTDFGLNAGLGVKFLKFFAEARYGVGLANIQNYDNMPADEFTKNYTITFSLGMFFN